AACTTTTAAAATAGGATTTATTTCAGGATATTTGAACTCTTCTAAATTTATATTCTCAAAAAGGTCAGTTTTTAACGTTACAAGTTCTCTACTTAAAAATGCATTTTCTTTTCCCTCAATTAATTTTTTTTGTAATGCACCTTTTATTTTATCAATATTTTCATAGATATTTTCAAGGTTTTTGTATTCATTTATAAGTTTTGCAGCAGTTTTAACTCCAATTCCTTTAACTCCTGGGATATTATCACTACTATCTCCTACTAATGCCTGAAAGTCTTTAAAATATTTTGGATGAACTCCAAACTTTTCTTTGCATTTTTCCTCATTAATTTCTATTTTTTTAATTGGGTCAAAAATAACAATTTTATCATCATCTATTAATTGATACATATCTTTATCATGACTTACAATTTTTACTTTAATACCATCATTAGCAGCTTTTTTAGCAAGTGATGCAATAATGTCATCACTTTCAAATCCAGGCATTTCTATCATTTTAAATCCCATCTCTTTTATTAAACCAATTGCAATTGGAAGTTGTACTTTTAAATCTTCTGGTGCTTCTGGTCGGTTTGCTTTATAATCTTTAAATATTTCTTTTCTAAAAGTATCTTTTTCTTTACTGTCTAATGTAAATACAACATAATCAGTAGGAAACTCTTTTCCAAGAGATGCAATAAAATTCATAAAACCTGTTATCATTCCAGTAGGTATTCCTTTTTTACTTTTAAGAGGAGGCAAGGCATAAAAATTTCGAAATAAAAATCCAAAAGTGTCGATAATAGTTAAAGTTGGCATTTAAAACCTTTTTTTATAAAATGTTATCATAAAAGGAGAAATATTGGATGTAGTTAAAACTATTAATATTAAAAATAGTGTAAGTCGTATTAGACATTTTGAAGATAAAATAGGAGTTATTGATAAAAAAAACACTTATAGAATTTTTAAAATTGAAAATTATGAATTAGATGGTGGTTTTAGAATAAATTTACCAGAGAATAATCCAATAGAAAATAGTGTCGACATCTCTTCGAGTGGAAATTATTTAGCAATTGCTATTAAAGGAAAAAATAAAACTACAATTTGGGATATTAATCAGAAAAAGCTTATTCATACATTAGGATGGCATAAAGGTGAAGTTTTAAGTGTAAGTTTTGATAATGAAGAAAATTATTTACTAACAGGTGGAATGGATGGAAGAGGATATTTATGGTCAATAGAAAGTGGTGGAATGGTTTTATCTTTACCTCCTCATCCAGACTATATTTTGGCTTCTTCTTTTAGCAAGAATTCTTTATGGTGTGCTACTGGCAGTTACGATAGATTAATTTCAATTGTAAATATAACTTCAATTAATATAAATTATAGGAAAAAATCTCACAGAGGAGCAATAACTAAAATAATTTTTCTTAAAAAATATATGATAAGTGGAGATAAAACAGGAGAAATTATTGTTTGGGATTATACAAAAGGGAAGATAATAGCAAAGCTTAGTGGTGTGTCAGATATGGTAATAGATATGGTTACTGATGAAAAAGAGGAATATTTATTTGTTATTAGTAAAGAAAAAAAAGTTTATTTATATTCTTTAAATGAGTTTGAATTAGTAACAGATAAATTTATTAAATTAAATGAATTTCCAAGTTGTTTAGAGTTTGTAGGAGAAAAATCTGAATTATTAATTGGTACTTTAAGTAGTAGTATTTATGTTTATAATATTTTTTCCGATAACAAAAAATTAATTAAATTTATAAATGAAAATAATTATGAAAAAGCCTATGAATTAATTAAAGAAAATCCTTTTTTAAAAAGAACTAATGAATATAAAACTCTTGAAGATAAGTGGAATAAGACTATTGAACTTGCTTACAAATTAATGGAAAAAGGAGATTATGATAAAGCTAAGTTTATTTTAAAACCTTTTTTAGCTGTACCTCAAAAAAGGACAATTATTCAAAATATACTTAACGATTTTGGAGAATTTGAAAAATTCAAACAAGCAGTACTTAAGTTGAAATATCCTCTTGCATATTCACTTGCTAATCAATATCCATCTTTTAAAGAGACAATTTATTATAAAAAAATGGAAAATGATTTTAAAAAAGTATTCAATAAAGCAAAAGAGTTGATTAAAATAAAAGGACAAGAAGAAAAAGTAAAAAAATTATTAATGCCTTTTAGAGGAGTTCCACAAAAAACACCATTAATTCAGGCACTTTTTAATGATAAACATTTATATGACTTACTTAATACGTTATTTTTAAAAAGACAATTTGATAAGTTTTTTGAGCTTATTTCAAGAAATCCATTTTTATATGAAAGTAGTGAATATGAAAATGCTATGAAGTATGCAGAGAAATTAGATAATGCAATAAGAGATTTTTTAAATAAAGGAGAATTTAAAAAAGTTATATCATATTCTAATATATTAAGGGATTTTCCAGAATATAAAGAAAAAGCAGAAGAATATATTAAAAAAGCAAAAGTATATATGAATTTTTTAAATGCTCTTTCAAATAATAATTTTGATTTAATAGAGAAAATGGTAATAGATTATCCTTTTTTAATAGATACTAATGATTATCAAGATTATAAAAAAAATGTTACTAATAAATTTAAACAAGTAGAAAAATATTCTGCTTTTGGAGATGTAGAAAATATTTTAAAAATTATAAAAGATCTTTTAAAGTCAAAAACATTTTATTATAAAATAATTGGATTGATTAAAAGTGCTTATCTAAATCAATTATTAAAGCTTTTACAAAAAAAAGACAAAAGTAAACTTGAAAAAGGAATTAATAATTATATTTCTTATTTTGATATGGATAATGAGATAAAAGACATTATAAATATTGCAAATAAATTAAACTTAAATATAAAAGTTACTTCAAGTGAAAAAAACAAGCTAATTGACCTTGAATTTATGCCTAAGTTTATTTGGGAGGAGGCTTAATTCTTCTTTTGTATTTATGTTAATTGAGAAATTTGTTTTTAATTTGTTTTTGTTTATTCCATAAATTCTTAAACTTTTTTTATCAAAATTTTTAAGCATAGTATAGTCATAATATCCAATTAATGGATTTTCTTTTGCGACTGCCTTTTTTAAAAGAAGTTTTTTTAAAGTTTTTTTATTTAACAAAGGGGTGTCAACACAAATTACAAAGACTTTTTTATGTTTTTTAATAATCTCTTCTAATGCAAAAATTGGGGCATATTCTTTACTTTTTTCAATAAAAAATGGATAATTTTTAAATTTTTTATATTTTGCTACAAAATAGACTTTTTTAAATATTTTTTTACAAAACTTATATTGGTGTTTGTAAAATAAAAAGGCTTTGTCATTTCCAAATCTGCTTGATTTTCCTCCTGCTAAGATAAAACAAGGAATTTTATTTTCTTTTAAATTCACCTGATTTTCCACCACTTTTATATTCAAGTTTTATATCAGTTAATACCATTTCTCTATCAATTGCTTTTGCCATATCATATATTGTAAGAAGTCCAACACTTACAGCAGTTAATGCTTCCATTTCAATCCCTGTTTTTGAAGTAGTTTTTGCTGTTGCAATTATTTTAAATCCATTTTCTATCTCTTCAATATCTATATCTACTCCATCAATTAAAATATTATGACACATTGGAATTAATTCACTTGTTTTTTTACTTCCCATGATTGCAGCAATAATTGCAGTTTGAAGTACTGCACCTTTTTTTGTTTTTTCTTCTAATATAGCTTTTTTTGTTTCTTTTTTCATATGAATTTCACCACTTGCAATTGCAATTCTTTTTGTGATTTCTTTTTCGCCTACATCAACCATTTTTGGATTATTTTTTTCGTTTAGATGAGTTAATTTCATATTTTTCCTTTAATAATTTTTTTATATTAAAATCTAAAATACTCCATAAAATACTTCCTACAATAAAACTAATTAAAAAAGGAAGCTTGATAATATTTAATACAATTAATGTTATTATTAGTGAAAGCAAAAAAGAAAAAATTTTATAATTTTTCATATTTCAAGCCATTTATTTAAGAAAAACAGTGTTAAATACCAAGTAAAAATTCCAATTAATAAACTTAAAACAATATTTTTTATCCAAAAACTACTAATATATGAAACTCCACCTGCAATGATGAATTTTGCTATTTTCATTTTAAAACACTCCATATCATTTTAATTGCTAACATATAAAGCATTATAGCAATAATTTTTTTGATTTGTTTTTGGTCTAATTTAAAATGCATTAAATAATTTCCAATAAATCCTCCAAGAATTGCTGCAATAGTTGCAATAAAAAGCAAATAAAAATCAATTTTTATAATGCTAAGATATGTTAAAAAAGCACTAAATGTAGAAAAGGGAATTACAAAACTTGTAATAACTGCAACTTTTTTAGTATCCATTCCCATCATAATTAAAGCAGGGACTACAATAGCACCACCTCCAACTCCTAAAAGACCACTTAAAATTCCAACAAAACTTCCAAGCAAAATCATAAAGCTTATAGTTATATTATTAAACTTTTTTTCTTTTTTACCAAAAAGTATCATACTTGCACTAAATACTAAAAATAGAGCAAATAAAATTTTAACAAAATGTTCAGGAATATATTTGCTAAGTATTGCTCCAAAAGGTGCAAATAAAGCCATTGTTAAAGCAAGAGGTAAGACTTCTTTTATATTAAGTGTTTTTCTTTTTATGTTCATAATAGTAGCAGTTAGGGTAGTTGAGGTATTTACAAATAGTCCTATTGCTTTACTTGCATTAAAATTAATGCCTAAAAAGTTTAGAATTGGCACTAATGCTACTGCACTTCCCATCCCACCAAGAGCAAAAAAAGTAGAAAGAATTAAAGTGATAAAAAAAACTTCGATATAAAACATATATTACTCTTTGTATTTTTAAACTTTTAATTTCTTTGCTTCTCCACCTCTTAGTGTTTGCATTAAATTAATAAGTCCATTTTCTAAAAATTTTGCATTAAATCCTTTTTCTTTTAAATAAGCTGCTGCAAATGGAGAGCGTCCTTGATTTGGACAAGCTATTACAATTAATTTATCTTTTGGAAGAGTATCTATTTTCTCTTCTATTTCCTCAGGAGAGATTTCTAATGCAAATGGTATTTTGAAAATATTTCTCTCAAAAGGCATTCTTATATCGACCAAAATTGCTTCTTTATTATTAAATTTTTCAACAAACTCATCTAATGTAATTTTTAAATCTTTATTGTTTTTTGGGATTGCATATTTAATCATATCTTTCCTTTTTGCCAAAATTATACAACTTTTTATGTTAAAATTTTACAAAAAAGGAGAAAAATGAAAAAGTGGTTATTTTTAATTCTTGCAGGAGTATTAAGTTTTAGTGCGAGTAATGATGATATTAATAAAAAACTTGATTTATTGCTCCAAAAAATAGACCAATTAGAAAAAAAAGTTGATGCAAAAGATAAACAAATTGAAGAATTAAAAAAAGAGCTTAAAAAAGAGCAAATTGCTATAAAAAAACAACAAGAATATACAAAAAAAGAATTTGCAATAAAAAGTTGTAATAAAATTAAAGTTGTATCTCTTAAATATAAATACCATAATGAGATTATTCCTTATTATGATTTAGAAATTAAGCTTAAAAATACTTATCCAGAAAATATAAAGTATATTAGAGGCTCATTATTTGCAGAAGATAGTGATAAAGTTAAAATTCTTCAAGATTATATTGATAGAGAAGTTGATTTTAAAAAAGGTGATATTATAACTATTAATAAAAAGCATACAATAAATAATGATTTAGAAAAATATTTAAAAGATGAAAATCCAAAAAACTTATATATCTATTTTAAACCAACAATGATAGAATTTTCAAATGGATATAGATTAGAGTGTAATTAACACTCTATTTTTTCATTTAATATTTTTAATTCTTGACAACTAAATCCTGCTTTTAATCTTGCAGATACATTTAAATCTTTTTTCTTCCAATCTTTAAAAAAATTATCCACAATTTCAAAGTATGTTTGAATTGGTTCTAAATTTAGTCTTTTGCATTCTCTTTTGAACCATTTATCACCTTTTTTTACATGAGGAATTTCTTCTTTTAAGATTATTTTTAAAGCTTCAATTACTTCTTTTGCAAAAGAGTCATTGTATCGGGAAAGTTTATTTATAATCTTTTCATTAGCATCAAGTCCATTTGCTTCATACCATCTTGGAATTATTGCCATTCTGCTTAATAAATCTTGTGTTTTAGTGGAGGCTTCAAATAAAGAATTATGCACAGGAAAGTCTCCATATTTATATCCTGTTTTTTCAAGCAAGGAATTAATTAATTTAAAATGCCTAATCTCATCATCGGCAACTTCAAGCCAATCTAAATAAAACTCTTTATCTAAATTTCTAAATCTATAACAAGCATCTAAGGCTAAATCTATTGCTGAGTATTCAATATGGACTATTGCGTGTAGTAAAATTGCTTTTTTTTCATTACTCTCAAATCCTCTTCTTCGAGGGACTTGACTTGGAGAGACTATTTTACAAAAGCTTTCATAACTTGGTTTTTTAAAAATTTTTGGTTTTTTGTTTGAATGGAAGTTAAAATTATTGATATTTTTATATAAATCATTAAACATACTAAATTTTTGTGGTATATTATCACAAGTAATTATCTCTTCTAAGGTTTTATAAAACATATAAAGCCTTTTTGAAATTATAGCAAAGAGCAAAGGTAATAGATGTTAAAAGATGGATTTGATAGGGTGATTGATTATATAAGAGTTTCAGTTACAAGTAGATGTAATTTTAGATGTATTTATTGTATGCCAAATACCCCTTTTGAGTGGCAACCTCACGAAGATGTATTAAGTTATGAAGAGATGTTTGAATTTTTACGACTTGCAATTGATGAAGGTGTAAAAAAGATTAGAATAACGGGAGGAGAACCATTAGTTAGAAAAGAGTTAGAAGTTTTTATTAAAGTGTTAAGTAAGTATAATAAGAATTTGGACTTAGCGTTAACTACAAATGGCTATTTTTTAAAAGAAAAAGCAAAAATTTTAAAAGAAGCAGGATTAAAAAGAGTAAATATATCTCTTGATACTTTAAAAAAAGATGTTGCTAAAAAAATTGTTCAAAAAGATGTTTTAGAGAAAGTATTAGAAGGAATTGATGAAGCTATAAAAGTAGGGCTTAAAGTTAAATTAAATTGTGTAGTTATGAAAGGTATAAATGATAATGAAATAACTGACTTATTAGATTATGCAAAAGATAAAGGCGTAATTATTAGATTTATTGAATTTATGGAAAATGAAAGAGCATATCCAGGTATTAAAAGAGTTGATAGTAAAGAAATTTTAGAAGAAATTTCAACAAAGTATAATTTTAAAGAGTTAAAAAAAGAAAATGAAGCAAGTAAATATTATAAATTAGATGATGGATATGTTTTTGGAATAATAGAACCTCACTCAGAAGATTTTTGTAAGAGTTGTAACAGAATAAGGCTAACAGCTGAGGGGTATTTAATCCCATGTCTATTTTTTACTGAAAGTTATAATATAAAAGAAGCTTTAAGAAAAAAAGACATTAAAAAAGCTGCTGAAATTCTAAGAGATGTTGTAAGAAATAAGCCTGAGAAAAATGACTGGCAAGAAGAAAAAATTAGTGATAGGGCTTTTTGGGAGACAGGAGGGTAAGGAAGTTATATAAATTGAAAATGAAAAATGGAGTAGGTAAATGGAAGAGATAAAGTTAGCAGCTAACGAGATAAAAAATGCTAAATATCTTTTAATTACAGCTGGGGCTGGTATGGGAGTTGATAGTGGGCTTCCTGATTTTAGGGGAAATGAAGGATTTTGGAGGGCATATCCAATAGCAAAAAAACTTGGTCTTAATTTTCAAGCATTAGCAAATCCAACTTGGTTTGATATTAATCCAAAACTTGCTTGGGCTTTTTATGGTCATAGGCTGAATTTATATAGAAATACAACTCCCCATAATGGTTTTTATATTCTAAAAAAATTACCTCATGAAAAATTTGTTTTTACTTCAAATGTGGATGGGCAATTTCAAAAGGCTGGATTTAGTGAGATGAAGATTGTAGAAATTCATGGAAGTATTCATTATTTGCAATGCAATAAGCCTTGTAAGCAAGAGATTTGGGAGAATAATGAAGAGATTGAAGTTGATATGGAAAAGTTTGAGGCTAAAAATTTTCCATATTGTAAATTTTGTAAAAAAATAGCAAGACCAAATATTTTAATGTTTGGAGATTTTAAATTTGTAGATAAAAGAGTAAATTTGCAACTTGCAAGATTTAGATATTGGCTTGATAGAATTGATGATAAATTAGTTATAATTGAAATAGGAGCGGGAAGTGTAGTACCTACTGTTAGGAATTTAAGTGAGGATGTAAAAAAGTTATATAATGCTACTTTAATTAGAATTAATCCAAGGGAGAGTTTTGGGGCTGATATTGAAATAAAACTTGGTGCAAAAGAAGCATTAGAGAAAATAAATTCTTATTTATGATACAATTTTAAAAAAAGGATTTTTATGAAAAAATTATTGTTTTTTATTTTATCAATTGTATTAGCTTTTTCATTTGAGATGGTTAATAATAAAAATTATAAATGTGAAGCAGTTTCTATTACTATTATGGATGGAAATCAAACAAGAAATATTCCAGTTACTCCAAAAACAAAAGAGTTAATTAAAAAAACTCTTAAAATGTTTTATAATATTGAAGCTAAAAGAAATAATAATACAGTTAATTTAACTGTTGGCAAAATAAATGAAGATTTCAATTATTTTCAAAAATGGAAAAATTATAATCAATACATAAATAAAGATAAAAGTATTATCTTTATGCCAGATAAAGATAAAAATTCAACAAATGTTGCTTTAATAATACCAGGTGAAAAGTTAATAATTTTTTATAAATGTAAATGAAAATTTTTGTATATGGTAGTTTAAAAAAAGGCAAAAAACTATCTTACTATTTAAAAAATGCTAAATTTTTAGGAGAGGCTATTACTTGTAAGCCTTATCCTTTAATTCTTTCAAAATCAAAATGGTATCCTTATCTTTTAGAAAAAAATGATGGGTTTAAAATTAAAGGTGAAGTTTATGAAATTGATTTTAAAACATTAAAAAAACTTGATAGATTAGAAGAAGCTCCATTTTATTATTATCGTAGAAAAATTTGTGTAATTTTAAATAATAAAAAAACAAAATCTTGGTGCTATTTTAAAAGAAAACCTATAAAATATAAAAAAAGAGATTTGTTAAGAGAATTTTAAATAATCACTTATTATTTTTGAATGGTCAAAAACTAACTTTTCAAATGGAATTTCTTCAAGTTTAAAAATAAATGCTTCTTTTGCATCATCTCCTGCTTGTGGTAATTCATATGCATTACAAATAAAAACACAACTTGCTGTATGAAGCCTTGGGTCTCTATTTGGATTTGAATAAATTCCTAAAAGTTTAACAACTTCTATTTCTAAATTAACTTCTTCTTTCATTTCTCGAGTTAATGCATCTTCTACACTCTCTCCATAATCAACAAATCCACCAGGCAAGGCATATCCAAGAGGAGGATTTTTTCTTTTTATTAATACAATCCCTTTAAATTGAGGATTAAAAATTCTAATAATTCCATCAACAGTTAAAAAAGGAGTTGGTTTTACCCACTCAGGAATTTTTACATTTTTCATTTTTAAAGTCCGGCTTCTTTTAGAGCTTCTGCTTGATAATGAGCAATTAGTGGGTCAATAATTTCATCAAATAGTCCTTCGTTCATAATTTGTTCAAGTCTATATAATGTAAGCCCGATTCTGTGGTCTGTAATTCTATTTTGTGGGTAGTTGTATGTTCTAATTCTCTCACTTCTATCTCCACTTCCAACTTGGCTTTTTCTCTCTTTTCCAATTTTTTCAAGTCTCTCTTTTTCAAGTTTTTCATAAACTCTTGCTTTTAAAATTTGAAGTGCTTTTTCTTTATTTCTTTGTTGACTTCTTTCATCTTGCATTGATACAGTAATTCCTGTTGGAATATGAGTCATTCTAACAGCACTTTCAGTCTTATTTACATGCTGTCCACCAGCTCCACCAGCTCTCATTACTTCAATTTTAATGTCTTTTGGGTCAAGTTCTATATCTACATCATCAACTTCTGGCATTACTGCAACTGTTACAGCTGAGGTGTGGATTCTTCCTTGCGATTCAGTTGCTGGAATTCTTTGAACTCTATGAGTCCCACCTTCATATTTTAATCTGCTATAAGCACCTTCACCTTTTATAAGTAAAATAATTTCTTTATATCCACCTATATCATTTTTACTTTCACTTACAATCTCTACTTTCCAGCCTTTATTATCAGCGTATCTTAAATATGCTTTCATTAAGTCACCAACAAATAAAGCAGCTTCATCTCCGCCAGTCCCAGCCCTTATTTCAAGGAAAATATTTTTATCATCATTAGGGTCTTTCGGAAGTAATAGGAGTTTTATCTTTTCTTCAAGTTTTGGGAGTTTTTCTTCTATTTCTTTAATTTCTTCTTTTGCAAGTTCGCTCATTTCTGCATCATCAAGCATCATTTTAGCTTCTTCAAGATTATTTAAAAGTTCTTCATACTCTTTTGCCTTATTTACAATTTCTTCGAGACTTCTTGCTTCTCTTGAAAGTTTTGTCATTTGTTTAATATCTTTTGTGATTTCAGGTGAAGAGAGTTTTTGATTAATTTCATTATATTTTTCAACGAAAGGTTTTAATTTTTCAATTAACATCAAGTTTTCCTTTGAGGATTTTTGTAATTATACAAAAAAGAAGAGGAGAATTAGCTTTTAGGTTCGATTGATTTAACTAAGTGATGTAGTCTGCTTATTTTTCTTCTTGCTGTATTTTTCTTTAAGATACCTTTATTAATATAGCTTTGGAATTTTTTGTTTGCTACTTTCCAATAATTTAAAGCTTGTTCGTAATTTCCTTCTTCAACTGCTTTTTCTACATTTTTTGTAATAGTTTTAATTCTTGTTCTATAATATCTGTTTCTTTCAGTTCTCTTTGCAGTTTGTCTAATTCTTTTTTGAGCAGATTTTGTATTTGCCATTTAGTTCCTTTTTTTGAAGCGTATTTTATAAAAATTTGGTAAAATTTGCAAATTAATTTTTCATTATAAAAAGGAAATGAAAAGGAGAGAGGATGAAATTATTTGGTACTGATGGAGTAAGGGGTAAAGCAGGGGAAGTTATTACACCATTTTTATCTATGAATTTAGCAATGGCATTTGGTGAATGTATACCAAAAAAGACAGGAAAAATTTTAGTAGGAAAAGATACAAGAAGAAGCGGTTATATGATAGAAAATGCAATTGTAAGTGGACTTACAGCTATTGGGTTTGATGTTATTCAAATAGGGCCAATGCCAACTCCTGCAATTGCTTTTTTAACTGAGGATATGAGATGTGATGGGGGAATTATGATTAGTGCATCTCATAACCCATACTATGATAATGGTATAAAATTTTTTGATAGTGAGGGAAATAAGTTATCGCAAGATATTGAAAAACAGATTGAAAAAAGATATTTTGAAAATAATTTTGAATTAAAAACTAATAAAGAAATTGGAAAAAGTAAAAGAATTGATGATGTAATAGGTAGGTACATTGTTCATATAAAATCTTCATTTCCAAAACATCTAAATCTTAATGGACTAAGAGTCGTTTTAGATACAGCAAATGGGGCAGCCTATAAAGTAGCACCCACTATTTTTAATGAACTTGGAGCTGATGTTATTACTATTAATGACAATCCAAATGGATTTAATATCAACTTAAATGCAGGAGCTATGCATCCAGAAATGCTTGCGAGTAAAGTAAGAGAATATAGAGCTGATATTGGTTTTGCTTTTGATGGAGATGCTGATAGATTAGTTGTTGTTGATGAAAAAGGTAATATTGTTGATGGGGATAAATTACTTGGTGCCTTAGCATATTATCTCCATAAGAAAAACAAACTTAGAAATAATGCAATAGCTGTTACTGTTATGAGTAATGGTGGTTTAGAAGAATTTTTAAAACAATATGGTATTAAAGTATATAGAAGTGCTGTTGGTGATAAGTATGTTTTAGAAGTTATGAAAAAATATGATTTAAATTTTGGGGGTGAGCAATCTGGTCATATTATTTTTAGTGATTATGCTAAAACAGGTGATGGATTAGTAAGTGCACTTCAATCTGTTGCTTATTTAATTGAAAGTGGTAAAAAAGCAAGTGAAGCTTTTAATTTATTTGAACTATACCCACAAGTCCAAACAAGTATAGTTGTTTCTCAAAAACCCCCTCTTGAAAAAATAGATGGAGCAAAAAATATTTTAAAAGAGGTTGAAAAAGAGGGATATAGACATTTAGTTAGATATTCTGGGACTGAAAATAA
This Caminibacter mediatlanticus TB-2 DNA region includes the following protein-coding sequences:
- a CDS encoding WD40 repeat domain-containing protein, with amino-acid sequence MDVVKTINIKNSVSRIRHFEDKIGVIDKKNTYRIFKIENYELDGGFRINLPENNPIENSVDISSSGNYLAIAIKGKNKTTIWDINQKKLIHTLGWHKGEVLSVSFDNEENYLLTGGMDGRGYLWSIESGGMVLSLPPHPDYILASSFSKNSLWCATGSYDRLISIVNITSININYRKKSHRGAITKIIFLKKYMISGDKTGEIIVWDYTKGKIIAKLSGVSDMVIDMVTDEKEEYLFVISKEKKVYLYSLNEFELVTDKFIKLNEFPSCLEFVGEKSELLIGTLSSSIYVYNIFSDNKKLIKFINENNYEKAYELIKENPFLKRTNEYKTLEDKWNKTIELAYKLMEKGDYDKAKFILKPFLAVPQKRTIIQNILNDFGEFEKFKQAVLKLKYPLAYSLANQYPSFKETIYYKKMENDFKKVFNKAKELIKIKGQEEKVKKLLMPFRGVPQKTPLIQALFNDKHLYDLLNTLFLKRQFDKFFELISRNPFLYESSEYENAMKYAEKLDNAIRDFLNKGEFKKVISYSNILRDFPEYKEKAEEYIKKAKVYMNFLNALSNNNFDLIEKMVIDYPFLIDTNDYQDYKKNVTNKFKQVEKYSAFGDVENILKIIKDLLKSKTFYYKIIGLIKSAYLNQLLKLLQKKDKSKLEKGINNYISYFDMDNEIKDIINIANKLNLNIKVTSSEKNKLIDLEFMPKFIWEEA
- a CDS encoding sulfite exporter TauE/SafE family protein, which encodes MFYIEVFFITLILSTFFALGGMGSAVALVPILNFLGINFNASKAIGLFVNTSTTLTATIMNIKRKTLNIKEVLPLALTMALFAPFGAILSKYIPEHFVKILFALFLVFSASMILFGKKEKKFNNITISFMILLGSFVGILSGLLGVGGGAIVVPALIMMGMDTKKVAVITSFVIPFSTFSAFLTYLSIIKIDFYLLFIATIAAILGGFIGNYLMHFKLDQKQIKKIIAIMLYMLAIKMIWSVLK
- a CDS encoding NTP transferase domain-containing protein — translated: MNLKENKIPCFILAGGKSSRFGNDKAFLFYKHQYKFCKKIFKKVYFVAKYKKFKNYPFFIEKSKEYAPIFALEEIIKKHKKVFVICVDTPLLNKKTLKKLLLKKAVAKENPLIGYYDYTMLKNFDKKSLRIYGINKNKLKTNFSININTKEELSLLPNKLRHKFKVN
- a CDS encoding SIR2 family NAD-dependent protein deacylase, coding for MEEIKLAANEIKNAKYLLITAGAGMGVDSGLPDFRGNEGFWRAYPIAKKLGLNFQALANPTWFDINPKLAWAFYGHRLNLYRNTTPHNGFYILKKLPHEKFVFTSNVDGQFQKAGFSEMKIVEIHGSIHYLQCNKPCKQEIWENNEEIEVDMEKFEAKNFPYCKFCKKIARPNILMFGDFKFVDKRVNLQLARFRYWLDRIDDKLVIIEIGAGSVVPTVRNLSEDVKKLYNATLIRINPRESFGADIEIKLGAKEALEKINSYL
- the prfA gene encoding peptide chain release factor 1, giving the protein MLIEKLKPFVEKYNEINQKLSSPEITKDIKQMTKLSREARSLEEIVNKAKEYEELLNNLEEAKMMLDDAEMSELAKEEIKEIEEKLPKLEEKIKLLLLPKDPNDDKNIFLEIRAGTGGDEAALFVGDLMKAYLRYADNKGWKVEIVSESKNDIGGYKEIILLIKGEGAYSRLKYEGGTHRVQRIPATESQGRIHTSAVTVAVMPEVDDVDIELDPKDIKIEVMRAGGAGGQHVNKTESAVRMTHIPTGITVSMQDERSQQRNKEKALQILKARVYEKLEKERLEKIGKERKSQVGSGDRSERIRTYNYPQNRITDHRIGLTLYRLEQIMNEGLFDEIIDPLIAHYQAEALKEAGL
- a CDS encoding NUDIX domain-containing protein, with product MKNVKIPEWVKPTPFLTVDGIIRIFNPQFKGIVLIKRKNPPLGYALPGGFVDYGESVEDALTREMKEEVNLEIEVVKLLGIYSNPNRDPRLHTASCVFICNAYELPQAGDDAKEAFIFKLEEIPFEKLVFDHSKIISDYLKFS
- a CDS encoding gamma-glutamylcyclotransferase family protein, producing the protein MKIFVYGSLKKGKKLSYYLKNAKFLGEAITCKPYPLILSKSKWYPYLLEKNDGFKIKGEVYEIDFKTLKKLDRLEEAPFYYYRRKICVILNNKKTKSWCYFKRKPIKYKKRDLLREF
- a CDS encoding ferritin-like domain-containing protein; translation: MFYKTLEEIITCDNIPQKFSMFNDLYKNINNFNFHSNKKPKIFKKPSYESFCKIVSPSQVPRRRGFESNEKKAILLHAIVHIEYSAIDLALDACYRFRNLDKEFYLDWLEVADDEIRHFKLINSLLEKTGYKYGDFPVHNSLFEASTKTQDLLSRMAIIPRWYEANGLDANEKIINKLSRYNDSFAKEVIEALKIILKEEIPHVKKGDKWFKRECKRLNLEPIQTYFEIVDNFFKDWKKKDLNVSARLKAGFSCQELKILNEKIEC
- the moaA gene encoding GTP 3',8-cyclase MoaA; this encodes MLKDGFDRVIDYIRVSVTSRCNFRCIYCMPNTPFEWQPHEDVLSYEEMFEFLRLAIDEGVKKIRITGGEPLVRKELEVFIKVLSKYNKNLDLALTTNGYFLKEKAKILKEAGLKRVNISLDTLKKDVAKKIVQKDVLEKVLEGIDEAIKVGLKVKLNCVVMKGINDNEITDLLDYAKDKGVIIRFIEFMENERAYPGIKRVDSKEILEEISTKYNFKELKKENEASKYYKLDDGYVFGIIEPHSEDFCKSCNRIRLTAEGYLIPCLFFTESYNIKEALRKKDIKKAAEILRDVVRNKPEKNDWQEEKISDRAFWETGG
- the moaC gene encoding cyclic pyranopterin monophosphate synthase MoaC, which codes for MKLTHLNEKNNPKMVDVGEKEITKRIAIASGEIHMKKETKKAILEEKTKKGAVLQTAIIAAIMGSKKTSELIPMCHNILIDGVDIDIEEIENGFKIIATAKTTSKTGIEMEALTAVSVGLLTIYDMAKAIDREMVLTDIKLEYKSGGKSGEFKRK
- a CDS encoding rhodanese-like domain-containing protein, with the protein product MIKYAIPKNNKDLKITLDEFVEKFNNKEAILVDIRMPFERNIFKIPFALEISPEEIEEKIDTLPKDKLIVIACPNQGRSPFAAAYLKEKGFNAKFLENGLINLMQTLRGGEAKKLKV